The segment gcaatagaaatacattctgtgaaaatttcaactgtctacctattacggcttacgagatacagcccgctgacagatggacgtacagacagcggaggcttagtaatagggtcccgttggcaccccttgggcacggaaccctaaaaacgagcggaaccgcgggaaaaagctagttcgtaatatattaaataccacagtataaggtttttattttactatacaactacagtgtaggcataaatcggcattagccgaaaagactttactgttttttttttctttggagtttctagtttaccgtctcgtcccgtctcttttacgctcgcattattaggcatatatccgtccttcttccactcttctgtgcaggacgaggtagtgcaaaatataaccgtctctttttcgtgcgcaactgaagctgatgttattagttcaccgtcctttactctctgttgtgtgaggttaaaatactatctatgcgtttatgtgtgttgagtctttcggcgctgacgcagcgtgccattaataaacatcgaatttgatataagtaacatatctacctctttttcttctaatatcattggttagacataagtagataggtagatgTGGCAACGCTCGTGGCGACGCGACCGGCGGCCGTGGCGACCCCGCGGACTCGGCCTTGACTCTTTTTGTTGTGGTCGCGCCGCCACGCTGGCCGCTGCGCTAGATTCCTGCTAACAATCACGCCTGGTCAGTGGTCAGTGGTCAGTGGTCAGTGGTCACTCGTCATTGTGACCACTTGCACTACATTTGTATCTACTCTGAATTACGTCACTGAATTCTGCATTTATTTCCCGATCTATTtgacatattattaaaaaataggtAGGAAGTTATACCTATTTTTTAACCCCCGACCCAAAAAGAGGGTTCAATAGTTAGTGCGTCATCGTAATCAGGGGGTCGAGAATAGCTTCAAGTGGTTCGTGCAATAGCTAGACCTGTAGGTCGTACACTACGCACTAGGCACCTCCCATGCCAATGCGTCGCTTCACAACAATGTGGCTGGAGACATATTGATTATGTATTGGTCGGATACATTTACAATAAGCGGTCTAATAAGAAAACTAGAAAAGAGCTGATAATTTTCAAACAACAGATTTTCTtggattatacctacctacctagctacgaACACTCGATCGAGACacctttcaaacaaacaaaaactgaaTCAAAGTCGGTTCATTcgcctacctacctagctacctacctagctaccatACCATGCTACAGACaaatacacaaacacacagatTCAGCTCTTTTCTACATAAAGTACATAAAGTTCGTTCATACATAAAGTACCTAATTACGAGCTTGTAGGTAGCACATTAGTTAAGTACATATCATTATAATACCTAAGTGATATTATGCATAATTTATCATACTAACTAGGTATTTACCTACCGGAACAGATAAATAAGTTAATTGTAGGTAGAAATCTTCTGTTTACATCGCAAGGAGCAGCTCGACGgacgcggacggacggacggacggacggacggtgtAAACTGTTATTTACCTACCGATACATGTACCTAGTTGTCTTCTGTGCTCTACAGCTTGTCTTACACCTATGTACGTAACTAGGTATATAGCTCATGTATTATTTAAAGGAAATGGCTAGGTCATTGAAGCTTTGTGGTCGAGTGGAGCGAGTGGAGCGAGTGGAGCGAGTGGAGCGAGTGGAGCGAGTGGAGCGATGGAATGTGGAGTCTGTTGAGCTCTGTGCGAAGATTAATATAATTACCATGTAATGAACGGATGTGAGCGTCTTCCACTAAAAGTGTTATTTGTTGTACGATAGGTATGTTAGGTACAGTACAGTAGTCGTACTGGAGTCGGACCTCTCGGCGACTCACCTTGTCCAGATAGGGCCACACGCCCGTCAGCACGATGCTGAACCCCAGCGACATCTGGAACATGGTGAAGTAGATGACGTACACGCTGCGCCAGCGCTCGCGCCGCTCCTGCGCCGTCTCCAGCGCGCCGCCGTCGCCCGCGCCGCCGTCCGCCTCGCGCCGCCCCGCCAGCGCCCTCAGCCACTCCATAGTCCCGTCCTCACACCACACCGACACGCCAACATGCCAACATTTGCGCTGCTCTGCCTCTGATACTTGTGTGCGAACGAGCCCCGATCACAACATTCGACACTCTAAACAAATAAGTGTAAACAAAGAGACGCACACGCGGAGCGAGCGACGTGCGCTCCCTCCCGATGTCCGATATAAACTGTTGCTGACTGCTCACTGCTGTGCTCAGTGTCAGTAGTCAGTGCTGTggccagtggccctaccgcggttgtttgacagctacaatgtcacgatcgcaatcatctctgattggttaatgctcgctcactattggccacaatgcattgttgcaacaagaatagcacaaattcagccaatcagaacaattgagattgtaataatgattgatgcaggttttagacaatcgccctactgtgctGTTGGTATTTGACGTTTGAACAAGAATTCGTACCTATCTCGTTCATTGGCATCGTCTCTCTCTCTGACGACACGAACGACTCTATCAAactagctaggtaggtatatttttacgaCACGTTTGTCAATAGTAGAAAGTAAAATCTGTACGTTACGTTATCAAATACGATGTGGTTTTGTacgcacagagtacattgaatatacgttTGTACGTTAGACACCAGTAGACGCTATTTAGTTTCACTAAGCACTCTGGTGATACAGCACTACAATAGTTATCTACAAACTAGCTATCAGCCTATCACGTTCCATTACGTCACGAtggtatataaaacaaaaattacggGAATGTTAAAAGTATGgttaataaaatagtaaatcagataggtacctacataaaatagttaatcagataggtacctacataaaagaaATGAACTTActtaattgaattattatgtgtTTTGTAGCATTCGCAAACTGCTAaagcgcgtggctgccattttagtgacgtcagcactacgTATACCAAGAGGTATAActaccaccgaccagaaataaaagataactacctacctaggtactcgattttgtaataaaacaaacattttttgacgtttccaaTTCCAGTGctaccgatttttatgaaaaactagcttatgctcgcgacttcatccgcgtggactacacaaactacaacccgctatttcacccccttagaggtagaattttcaaacttCCTGAgactacgtcatgatagctatctgcatgcccaatttcagcccaattcgtccagtagttgaagctgtgcgttggtagatcagtcagtcagtcaatccttttgtacataatatatttagataaatagtgCCGAGAGCAACCACATTGGTATGAAATGAACCACCAATCCAGTTGGTACAAtagctacgggtaactttagaaacatGTCAAACATCGTGAGTCGATAGTTAAATGTAGGTAATTCATGGTTTATCCTGCtgtaaattatttagtaacatctaagattatttttccgacccaaatgtcgaccaatagaattgcaccattcgacgtcacgtggtacaacctacatggtattatactgataattttttgaaaattttctctggtagttgaagtccacacgtcaaactgacaggttgaattcaattgtgaaaattggagattttggccgacatttgggacggaaaaataatcccccgaataccacacgagcttcaaaattatctggcatttccctcaaggttccctgcaaacaaataaagtcgtcaagtttttcaggaaaaatcactcgcgcttcgcgctcgtgattttttaacctgaaaaacttgactccttcatttgtttgcaacgaacctatcgggaaatacccgataattttgaagctcttgtggtattataagtgaaCATTTCATTACTCGATAAAACCATATTTACGTAAATCATATTCTAAAGTCCCTTTTTTAAAGCACTATTATACCATCTCtgggtacttattttatttagtaattatttacttattttataatgcTTCTTCTTTACTCTTCTTGTGAAAGTTCAATCTAAAATAGAGAAGCAGGGACTGGTTCATGGACTCATTCACATGAACCAACTGAACCACATACATCACTAACATCTTAAATAattatggtatcattattttacgatttgacattagctaatgtcaaaacgtGTTGTTTCATTAAAAATCTAGACTGAAGCAAAGAGTACTTATATAATCActatgaagtttcgagctgatattttacgattttactgtatattttttatttcggctgatgtcaaaatgacgtcatttcgatgttaatgagacatggttccagcgtaatatcagtttgcgggacttatattgcaGACTTTCTATGGTAATGTGAAAAGAAACGCAACTGTCATTTGAGAATGATAAAGACAAATGATAATTAACACTTCTtggtctgttggtctgtcaccAGTCTGTCACTACCTACTCACTGTGTTTCTACTTTCTTGAAGTTGACtgcgtatattcaatgtactctgtggttgacTGTTGAATCGATTATTTTTGTGGCCAACACGGATCGCACGATTTTCGCAGGTTTTCGAATAAAATTTTCCGgcaaaatatttcaaaagtcaaagttaaatttagttttaaaatgcTTGCTTCACGAAATGTTATTTCCCGCTTAATGCAAACCACAGGTAAGAAAAAACAAGacatttgaaaatgaaaattcaagaaaaaaatgagttctttcatattttatttagattatttatatttacttagtTATTAACATTCATAATAATTCATTTAAAGATCTCCCGATTAATAAACGAAGACTTGACTTTGTTTCTCCAAATTAAACTGAAAGAATATTGTTACATAACAATTGAAAATAACCTAAAACTTTGTAATTTAGGGCAATACTGAAATACATTTGCGTTACTTAGAtgaaatgttataaattatgTTTAAGAATAATAGATATGTAAAAGAGGATCCTTGTTTTAGATGAAATTGTAATATGTAATTACAAAATGATATCAGACAAAGGAAGACTCCCAAAGTCATGACTTGCCCAATAGATAAATGTTATTCTTATCAGTATTAGAATTGGTATCTGTTTTTcaatacctatctaatattatgatgtttttttataaatactgaATATGTCTGAAccaattcatttttttaatttttatcaagtCAAATCCCATGATTTGacttattaacaaaaaaaataaaaatccccAGGTCCCAGAGACAGGGCCAAACTAAGTTAATGGTAATGGGTTTTACTGTCAAATtgtttaataaatgaataaataaagaaagaTCAGCAACAGTTATAAATGGGGAAGTGGTTGGCATGTGAATCCTGCGGCTGCCCCGGCAGACGAGTGCCTGCATAGCTGGGGACAGAGTAACGAATGTAGCGATGTGCACAGTGCGGCGCTACCACGCGGGCGAGGGCTTCAAGACGCCCAGCATGGACGAGCTGCCCGTGCCACAGGGCTCGTGGCAGGCGCGATACGACGCCAACCAGCGCCGCTACAACGCCATCCTGCTCTTCGGCATCAGCTTCATGGCGGGATCTATCGCTATCGTGAGTTCACCTCTATTGCCACCCGGGTGGCACACATCCCACACTTGTAGGATATATCGCCATCGTGAGTTGCCGACCCTCCCGTGTGGTGTGGTCTGATCTGTTTGTAGAGGAATTGATATGTTAGCTAGTTTATTCTTttatgtacatattttattcgtgtatgttttttatgaatctagtttaagcgtaagtcagaaaagtaggttaaatttaactaattttataagttattaaaatgttccctcatataaagcttgcatgtggatatagatcacaacctgtagaggcttatcgagagttttaatctatataataacctaactgcaatattaacttgattagggcacaattgctattgcaaccacataatcaaaatagcgacctaaacacaaaagtatttaatagtcgtcgagtctcgagtcggaatgAGACTGAAGTAATAACTGTCATACACtctatttatacaaatcgaatcAAGATGGCTACCCCACCACAGATTGCGTGACATCgaatgagtcaaatattgtcttaattcattaaactaacttcaataagctaacactaGTAGGAACGTTTTGTTTTACTTGCAGTTTACAAGTAGCTTAGATCACTGTGTGAAGTGTCATCGGTTCAACTGTTTTGAAGATTAGACCCATCACACAGACAGTCACCAATAGTGCAATGATTTTCTAAATGTTTTTAGTTCCTAATGTAAATTTATAACTAAatcttccagcatcagttttcccctccaattataatatgggtaccttcgagtcaacagtgaataggcatcttctagaccagtgcgctccatctttggagcgctagtctataaatttaaaaaatgttttaattttttacaaatcTCTAAAGTGTATAAATGtgcttttttatattaaactagttCCTCTTAGTTACTAAAATATATATCTGTTGCAGGCCAAGGGCTCCGGCTTGCTGTACCTTAACTACGCGCCGCCCAAGTCCGTCGACTAAGTGTCGATTGTATGtaaactatgtacctatgtgatgtaattagta is part of the Maniola hyperantus unplaced genomic scaffold, iAphHyp1.2, whole genome shotgun sequence genome and harbors:
- the LOC138404646 gene encoding major facilitator superfamily domain-containing protein 8-like isoform X1, which produces MEWLRALAGRREADGGAGDGGALETAQERRERWRSVYVIYFTMFQMSLGFSIVLTGVWPYLDKQESSAAASVAARPQQKESRPSPRGRHGRRSRRHERCHIYLSTYV
- the LOC138404646 gene encoding major facilitator superfamily domain-containing protein 8-like isoform X2 — encoded protein: MEWLRALAGRREADGGAGDGGALETAQERRERWRSVYVIYFTMFQMSLGFSIVLTGVWPYLDKESSAAASVAARPQQKESRPSPRGRHGRRSRRHERCHIYLSTYV
- the LOC117996016 gene encoding uncharacterized protein, whose product is MLASRNVISRLMQTTVRRYHAGEGFKTPSMDELPVPQGSWQARYDANQRRYNAILLFGISFMAGSIAIAKGSGLLYLNYAPPKSVD